Proteins encoded in a region of the Triticum dicoccoides isolate Atlit2015 ecotype Zavitan chromosome 3A, WEW_v2.0, whole genome shotgun sequence genome:
- the LOC119269009 gene encoding GDSL esterase/lipase At4g10955-like, with amino-acid sequence MTVGRCPLPRSQIYLFSHATRKTTLSHLPVPTNPRPYPSTTFSSSPVLTRSTLALAPARRAERSGGLICAAMAMDLVSPGPAAAAAGEVNPEAVKGEGEEEEEDVVMVVGEVGGRCGGDAVVVAPADAAVEGHPYAFHVSGPRNLPPPNWREIIRSSWKDPNYKRMVMACFIQAVYLLEIDRQDQKGEEDGLAPKWWKPFKYKVTQTLVDERDGSIYGAVLEWDRSSALSDLILLRPSGAPRAVLALRGTLLQKPTIKRDLQDDLRFLVWESLKGSVRYVGALEALKAAVERFGSANVCVAGHSLGAGFALQVCKDLAKQGIFVDCHLFNPPSVSLAMSLRSMSEKASHLWQKVKASLPLKEEAALDCAKEDGSIKKRLRAEKKWVPHLYVNNSDYICCHYSAPSSSGPDGGPDEQQQQRKASEIAGDVVAKLFVTSSKGPQKFMEAHGLEQWWSDGMELLAVSDSKLIHRQLKSLYSSTAVPPPTKS; translated from the exons ATGACCGTTGGGCGCTGCCCCCTGCCGAGATCCCAGATATACCTCTTCTCCCACGCCACCAGGAAGACGACGCTCTCACATCTCCCGGTCCCCACGAATCCCCGCCCCTACCCCTCGACGACATTCTCGTCCTCCCCCGTGCTCACGCGCTCCACGCTTGCCCTTGCCCCCGCGCGGCGAGCGGAGCGGTCGGGAGGTTTGATCTGCGCCGCCATGGCGATGGACTTGGTGTCGCCTGGGCCGgccgcggcggcggcaggggaggtGAATCCGGAGGCGgttaagggggagggggaggaggaggaggaggatgtggtgaTGGTGGTGGGGGAGGTTGGGGGACGGTGCGGCGGCGACGCCGTGGTGGTGGCCCCGGCCGACGCGGCGGTCGAGGGGCACCCCTACGCCTTCCACGTCTCCGGCCCCCGCAACCTGCCGCCGCCCAACTGGAGGGAGATCATCAGATCGAGTTG GAAGGATCCAAATTACAAAAGGATGGTAATGGCATGCTTCATTCAGGCAGTCTACCTTCTTGAAATAGACAGACAAGATCAGAAAGGAGAAGAGGATGGCCTTGCTCCAAAATGGTGGAAGCCCTTCAAGTACAAGGTCACACAGACACTGGTGGACGAGAGAGATGGCTCCATATACGGCGCCGTCCTTGAGTGGGACCGGTCTTCTGCATTGTCTGATCTTATCCTCCTAAGACCAAGTGGCGCACCAAGGGCCGTGCTAGCTCTCCGAGGAACATTGCTGCAGAAACCTACAATTAAAAGAGATCTACAGGATGATCTACGTTTCCTGGTTTGGGAGAGCTTAAAAGGATCAGTGAGATATGTTGGCGCTTTAGAAGCACTGAAGGCTGCAGTTGAGAGATTTGGGAGCGCAAATGTTTGCGTCGCAGGGCACTCGTTGGGAGCTGGCTTTGCCCTTCAGGTATGCAAAGATCTCGCCAAGCAAGGAATCTTCGTAGACTGCCATCTGTTCAATCCACCTTCTGTTTCACTTGCCATGAGCCTAAGAAGCATGAGCGAGAAGGCCAGTCACCTGTGGCAGAAAGTGAAGGCAAGCCTGCCATTGAAGGAAGAAGCAGCGCTTGACTGTGCAAAAGAGGATGGCAGCATCAAGAAGAGACTACGCGCAGAGAAGAAATGGGTGCCACACTTGTATGTGAACAACAGTGACTACATCTGCTGCCACTACAGTGCTCCCTCTTCCTCCGGACCCGACGGGGGTCCggatgagcagcagcagcagcgcaaggcgAGCGAGATTGCTGGTGACGTGGTCGCGAAGCTCTTCGTCACGTCGTCAAAAGGCCCACAGAAGTTCATGGAGGCGCACGGGCTGGAGCAATGGTGGTCGGATGGGATGGAGCTGCTGGCTGTGTCTGACAGCAAGCTTATACACAGGCAGCTGAAGTCTCTATACTCGTCCACAGCAGTACCACCTCCTACAAAGTCATAG